TGTGGGAATGGTCGGCATCAACCTGCTGTCGGATTTGGGTATCATTACCCTGAGCCATAAGCCCATGAACGCGGGCGCCGTGATCATCGGGGGAGCGCTATTCGGCGCCGGGTGGGCCATCATGGGTTATTGTCCCGGCACCTCCATCGGGGCGCTGGGAGAAGGCCGCTGGCATGCGGTCTTCGCCATCATCGGCATGATTACCGGCGCGGCGGTCTATGCCGAGCTGTACCCGGTTTTCAAAACGACGGTACTGGCGTGGAAGGACTTCGGGAAAATCGGGCTGCCGGAAGTGACCGGGATCTCAAAGTGGGGCATTATTCCCCTGTTTTGGGTCGCGGTCTTCGGTCTGTTCGTCTTTTTTGAGAAGAAAAACGTATAGGCCGTGCTGGACTCCGGATCACAGGAGCGGTGACAACAGACGGCATGTCCCTTGCCATAAACGTTCCGCCAGACCCTGTTGATAGAGATGCCCGGCCCTGATTTCCCGGCTCAGGCTGAAATCCTGAGAAAACCTCTCCTCGAGGCGTTGCGTGAACATGGGGTCGGTCACGATGACCCCGAGCTCGAAGTTGAGCCGGAAACTCCTGATATCCGCATTGGCCGAGCCGACAACGCTCCAGGCGCCGTCAACGGCCAATGACTTGGCATGAAGCATGGACGCCCGGTATTCGAATATGCGGACACCGGCGTGAACCAGTCTGGGGTAGTAGGAGCGGGTAGCCGGCCCGGCAATGGCGACATCGCTTTTTTCCGGAACGAGGATCCGGACATCGACTCCCCTTGCCGCGGCGCTGATGAGCGCCTGCATGGTCGGCTCGTCCGGTATGAAATAAGGGGTAGAAAGATAGCAGTGCTTTCGCGCCGAGGTGATGGCGGTAAAGTAAACCAGGCGGCTGGCATTGTATTTCTGGTCGGGGCCGCTTGGCACCACTGATACGACGGATGTGCCGTGTTCGCTTAAAACCGGCGGCTCCGGGCAGGCCAGCGGCTCCCCGGTGGCAAAGGTCCAGTCTTCGGAAAAAATCCGGGCCAAGTCCGACACCGCCGGCCCCCGCAATGCCAGATGCGTGTCACGGAAACGGGCGGCGGGTTTTTTTCGCCATTTTTGTCCCGAGTATTCGTTGCCGACATTCATTCCGCCGGTAAAACCGGTCTGCCCGTCCACAATGATGATCTTCCGGTGGTTTCTCAAATGTACCGACCACCTTTTTTTCAATGGGTTCACGGGAAGGAACGATTCGGCTTTTCCGCCGGCGGTTTTGATTGCGGACAGGCGCTCCGCATCGATGCGCAGCGAACCGACAGCGTCGTATAACAGCCGCACCTCGATACCCTTTCCCGCCTGGGCGGCGAGCAGCTCCAGAAAGTGGTGGCCGGTTTCATCATTGCTGATAAGGTAATATTCAGCCCAGATGGAGTGTTTCGCCTCCTCTATCACCTGTTCGATCTGTTCGAAGGCCTGTTCGTTCTCCGTGAGCAGGTCGACCGAATTTCCGACTGTGGGCAGCAGGCCGGTAAGCGATGAAGACAGGTGCAGAACAGACCCCGGTTCTCCGGCAGCGGTTATGCCGATTCTTGTCATAATCGCTTTGCGCACCGTCTCCGCGGTCAGGCGTTTCCGTCGCGTCGTGGATTTGATGCCGGGGTTCGCGAAAAGGAGGTATGAGAGGGCGCCGAATCCGGGAAAGGCAAATATCGCCAATATCCAGGCCAGCGTTCCCTCTACGCCATGGCCCCGTGAAATCGCGCGGAACACGGCATAAAGATCCAGTACGATGATAATAATGCCGATGTCTAAAAAGATATTCAATGCCGAAGCTTCTCCAGTCGTTTTTTACGTATATCGAAACGAACAGTAGCGGAAATTATGCCCTTTCCCGCCTGATTTTAAAAGCGCAAACATCCTGTCATGGCCGCGCCTGGTCAGGCATTGGACGGTAGACGGGACCCGGACCATATCCGGACGGTATTCCTGGCGGGAGGGCAGCCAACAGTTCCGGCGACTTGACTCCCATTCAGATTTGCAGTAAATTTTTTTTTGTAGTTGTCTTTAGAAACGTTCCCTCAGCATTTCAGCCTGTTGCGGGACTCCGTCCCCATGCTGACCGGCCGGGGGCAGAAGAAGTCCTGGCAGGATAATGACCCGTAAACCCAAGGAGAAGAGATCATGAAAAGGACCGTAATGATGACGCTCGCCGTGACACTGGTCCTGGCGTGTTCCCTGGCGTTCGCCGCCGGCCAGGCCAGGATCAAGGACACGGAGTCCGCCACCCACGGTGACGACGCGGCCAGGCACCAGGTCGTGGATACTTACAAGTTCCAGGGATTTGAGGTGGTTCAGGTCAACCTGCCGGTGCTCTCGCACTATTCCTATATCCTGGTCTCCGGCAAGGAAGCCCTGGTCGTGGACCCGGACCGGGACGTGGCCTTTTACCTGGACTATGCCGCCAAGCAAGGCCT
Above is a genomic segment from Thermodesulfobacteriota bacterium containing:
- a CDS encoding YeeE/YedE thiosulfate transporter family protein; translated protein: MTNEQLLGLATGIVFGFLLQKGRVLRFDKQVGAMLFLDMTIFKFMLSSILVGMVGINLLSDLGIITLSHKPMNAGAVIIGGALFGAGWAIMGYCPGTSIGALGEGRWHAVFAIIGMITGAAVYAELYPVFKTTVLAWKDFGKIGLPEVTGISKWGIIPLFWVAVFGLFVFFEKKNV
- the cls gene encoding cardiolipin synthase — translated: MNIFLDIGIIIIVLDLYAVFRAISRGHGVEGTLAWILAIFAFPGFGALSYLLFANPGIKSTTRRKRLTAETVRKAIMTRIGITAAGEPGSVLHLSSSLTGLLPTVGNSVDLLTENEQAFEQIEQVIEEAKHSIWAEYYLISNDETGHHFLELLAAQAGKGIEVRLLYDAVGSLRIDAERLSAIKTAGGKAESFLPVNPLKKRWSVHLRNHRKIIIVDGQTGFTGGMNVGNEYSGQKWRKKPAARFRDTHLALRGPAVSDLARIFSEDWTFATGEPLACPEPPVLSEHGTSVVSVVPSGPDQKYNASRLVYFTAITSARKHCYLSTPYFIPDEPTMQALISAAARGVDVRILVPEKSDVAIAGPATRSYYPRLVHAGVRIFEYRASMLHAKSLAVDGAWSVVGSANADIRSFRLNFELGVIVTDPMFTQRLEERFSQDFSLSREIRAGHLYQQGLAERLWQGTCRLLSPLL